In Labrys monachus, the genomic stretch TTGGTGACGACCGCCTCGATGCCTTCCGCCTGCATCAAGGCGCATTCGTCGTCCTCGGCGAAGGGGCCGCGGGCGAGGATGAGCCGGGACAGCGGCGGCAGCGCTTCGGGCGCGTCGACCGAGCGGACGAGATAGAAATGCTGCGGCGCGGCCAGGAAGGCCGGCAGTTCGAGCCGGCCGGTGGTGAGGAAGACCCGGCGCGGCCGGGCGCCGAGCGCCGCCACCGCCGCCTCGGCGTCGGCGACCTCGGTCCAGCGGTCGCCGGCCTGTGCCTGCCAGGCCGGGCGGCGCAGCGCGAGGAGGGGGACGCCGCTCATGCGCGCGGCCGCCACCGCATTGGCCGACATGCGGTCGGCGAAGGGATGGGTGGCGTCGACGAGGGCGGCCACCCGGTTTTCGGCCAGGAAGGCGGCGAGCCCCTCCGGACCGCCGAAGCCGCCGATGCGGTGGGGGATCGGCAGGGGTGCCGGATTCTTCGTCCGGCCGGCCAGCGAGATCATCGCACCGATGTCGGTGCGGCCGGCCAGCAGGCGGGCGAGGGCCGCCGCCTCGCTGGTGCCGCCGAGGATCAGGATCTGGATCGGATGCATCTCATCCTCGCGAGGGTCGGATGAGCGCTATCAACCATCCCGGCCGCTGGCTGTCTATCGTCGGCATCGGCGAGGACGGACTGGCGGGGCTCTCGCCGGCGGCGGCCTCGGTGATCGCGCAGGCGAGGATGCTGGTCGGCGGCGCGCGCCACCTCGCCATGATCCCCGACGGCACCGCCCGACGCCTCGCCTGGCCGAGCCCGCTGACCGACGCCGTCGGCCCGATCGAGGCGGCGCGCGGCAGCCGCGTCGTCGTGCTCGCCTCGGGCGATCCCTTCCTGTGGGGCGTGGGGGCGACGCTCGCCCGCTTCTTCCCGGCCGACGAGATCGCCTGCTATCCCGCCCCCTCGGCCTTCGCCCTCGCGGCCGCCCGGCTCGGCTGGGCGCAGCAGGATTGCGCGCTGGTCTCCCTGCACGGGCGCCCCTTCGAGACGATCGTCCCGCATGTCCAGCCGAACGCTCGCATCCTCGCGCTGACCTGGGACGGCACGACGCCGGCCAAGGTGGCGGCTCGGCTCGTCGGCATGGGCTTCGGCCTGTCGCGGCTGACGGTGCTCGAAAGGCTGGGCGGCGACGGCGAACGCATCCGCCGCGCGAGCGCCGAGGCCTTCGACCTCTTCGATGTCGATCCGCTCAACGTGCTCGCGGTCGAGGCGGTCGCGGGGCCGGGCGCTCGGCCCCTGCCGCTCGCCTCCGGCCTGCCGAACGCCTTCTTCGAGCATGACGGCCAGTTGACCAAGCGCGAGATCCGCGCGGTGACGCTGTCGGCGCTGCAGCCGCTGCGCGGGCAATTGCTCTGGGATATCGGCCTCGGCGCCGGCTCGATCGCCATCGAATGGCTCCTGCGCCACCCGGCCAACCGGGCCGTGGGCATCGAGGAGAATCCGGAGCGGGCGGCGCGGGCGCTCACCAACGCCGCCGCCCTCGGCGTGCCCCGGCTTCGCGTCGTGACCGGGGCGGCCCCGGCCGCCCTGGCGGGACTGGACCCGCCCGACGCCGTCTTCATCGGCGGCGGGGGCGGCGACGCCGGCGTGTTCGACGCCGCCTGGGCGGCGCTGAAGCCGGGCGGCCGCCTCGTCGCCAATGCGGTGACGCTCGAAAGCGAGCATCTTCTGGCATCGCGCTTCGCCGCCCATGGCGGCGAGATGGTCCGCCTGTCGGTCGAGCGGCTGGTGCCGGTCGGAGGCCTGCATGGCTGGCGTCCCGCCATGCCGGTGACGCAATGGAGCGTCGTCAAGCC encodes the following:
- a CDS encoding cobalt-precorrin-6A reductase, producing MHPIQILILGGTSEAAALARLLAGRTDIGAMISLAGRTKNPAPLPIPHRIGGFGGPEGLAAFLAENRVAALVDATHPFADRMSANAVAAARMSGVPLLALRRPAWQAQAGDRWTEVADAEAAVAALGARPRRVFLTTGRLELPAFLAAPQHFYLVRSVDAPEALPPLSRLILARGPFAEDDECALMQAEGIEAVVTKNSGGTATYGKIAAARRLGLPVILLRRPAVAEVETVSTAEEALAWIERRV
- the cbiE gene encoding precorrin-6y C5,15-methyltransferase (decarboxylating) subunit CbiE; its protein translation is MSAINHPGRWLSIVGIGEDGLAGLSPAAASVIAQARMLVGGARHLAMIPDGTARRLAWPSPLTDAVGPIEAARGSRVVVLASGDPFLWGVGATLARFFPADEIACYPAPSAFALAAARLGWAQQDCALVSLHGRPFETIVPHVQPNARILALTWDGTTPAKVAARLVGMGFGLSRLTVLERLGGDGERIRRASAEAFDLFDVDPLNVLAVEAVAGPGARPLPLASGLPNAFFEHDGQLTKREIRAVTLSALQPLRGQLLWDIGLGAGSIAIEWLLRHPANRAVGIEENPERAARALTNAAALGVPRLRVVTGAAPAALAGLDPPDAVFIGGGGGDAGVFDAAWAALKPGGRLVANAVTLESEHLLASRFAAHGGEMVRLSVERLVPVGGLHGWRPAMPVTQWSVVKP